The DNA sequence TAGTGTTTTAGTTAGATTCTGTTACATTATAGCCATATAGTTGGTAACTGAGCTATGTATAAGCAGGGATCTCTATCTGACAAAACATAGGGTATGTTGGAATCAAAATATTCAGCTACAAAAGAAAACGAAAAGGACTTACTTTCCATCAATGCAGTGTATGAAATCATCATGTCCCAAATACTTCAACTTCAAGCTAACAGTCTCTAACGTGAAggaataaatattgttatcccCGCAACCAGCAAACAAAGTTTCTTTATCTTCAGATAACCACAAGCAATTCACATCCTGTTGCTCTACAGGTACCTTTGAGGGTATACTGACTTGCCAGTGAGGTTTGCCCAGCTTAGAAGAGGTTATGGAAGACCATTCATAGCTGATGATCTCACCAGCAGTTCCAATTATAAGGTTATTCTCGGTGGATAAAAGACTGCACACTTGTTTTCCAGTtagaatattatgtatgtgcTTCGGTTTGTTGTAGTCACTTGTGAGTAATTCCACAACCGGATTCAGTAGTCGGTTGAGACTGTAAAGGAGGAAAGTGATGATAAATTTGTAAGCATTGTAGCGAGACTAGGTTATATCTGAAAAGCAGtaagttttaatttgtaaaatactCACTCAAAGACGGCTATCTGGCCATAAATGTTGCCGGCAACCAAATATTGCCCACATGGTGAAAATGCCTGGCTGAGAACAgtactgtaaatatttttatgcaaCATTTTAACGATGAAGGattatacttatattgtaAGGTTTCAAActgtgttttttgtaaatcaCAGCAGCTTTGGAAATCACgttcaaaacaataaaataaaatgttttaaaataaaagccaAATTAGTtttgtttacgtttttagtttttaataatgttGCCAGTTGACATATTTATAACTTTCATCTTTTGTTAATCTGGCAGAGAAGCCGAGCCGGTTATACACTGGTATAGTCCGTAGTACAGTTCAGGCATACGAATTTTACTACGCTGCTGCATGCCAGCCTGGGTTACGAAACCTAAATCTCTTTTGTTTCCGAGATAGTCACCGTGCTCTTTAGATCTTGCATTTGTATTTGTCATAGTCACATGAGACACGGTGCCGACACGCAATGAAGAACATctctatatttttgttaagctgcgtacacaccgggccaacgaacacccaacgaacgccaacggttatcccaacgatggatatttatcatacataatacgaaatccgttcgttggccttcgttggcccggtgtgtacgcagctttatggtgaaattatttttattctgtgaatttcttctgtctagtttatggaaaattaaaaaatcatcAATCAAAAAAAGGAAGATGGACGTGTGTGCGAAATGTATATTTTCGCTtagataattaatttacacGCCTAGGTAAATACttgattttatttcaacaaTAATTACACTACGTGGTACTACAAAGCtctcaaaattttaaatgaatttaggactatattttttttaaaatctgaCATTCGCGGTCGTTGCGTTTTTCCGGTCATTCGTGTAGCAAATCTTTATTTTCAGTATAAATTATAGCAAAGATGTACAACGGCATCGGTTTAACTACCCCGCGAGGGTCTGGTACTAATGGATACGTCACAAGAAACTGGGCAGGACCACGGAAGACCAAAGACCAAGTAAATTATCGTACTGAGGAAGAAATTGCAAAACTTGACTCAGCTTCTAACAAACAACCAAATAGGGAGATTCTTGATCATGAGAGGAAGAGGAAGATTGAGGTGAAATGCGCAGAACTTGAAGATAGTTTGGAGGATCAAGGGTAAGTCTTATTATATCTTTTTTGTCCATAAAAATCGTCTCTTCTATT is a window from the Plutella xylostella chromosome 10, ilPluXylo3.1, whole genome shotgun sequence genome containing:
- the LOC105391509 gene encoding THO complex subunit 6, which gives rise to MLHKNIYSTVLSQAFSPCGQYLVAGNIYGQIAVFDLNRLLNPVVELLTSDYNKPKHIHNILTGKQVCSLLSTENNLIIGTAGEIISYEWSSITSSKLGKPHWQVSIPSKVPVEQQDVNCLWLSEDKETLFAGCGDNNIYSFTLETVSLKLKYLGHDDFIHCIDGKSDQLISASEDGSVKLWDTRTGKSHNSIEPHSNSNVARPDIGKWVGAASLSDDWIVCGGGPRLALWHLRSLDVVTVFDIPDHGIHVSFFHDDCVVAGGAAKHLYQLSYSGEVKVELPVSATTVYSAVMRTSPDKVLAIAGSSPDIDLCTTFNYRDQILRFR